The Equus caballus isolate H_3958 breed thoroughbred chromosome 19, TB-T2T, whole genome shotgun sequence DNA window ACTAGCAGCAGCTGTccttaacacagtgcctgccaTACTGTCACAATCCGAAATTCGCATGCCCATCCCAGTAAGCAGTAGATCTTAGAACTTGGCCCTGTGGGGCTATAAAGCCCTTGTTCCTTCCACAGTGCTGTGAGCGAGTCCTTTCTATACTCTATTCCTGTCCCAGCAATAAGGCAGCCCGTGGAGTCCCAGTGGTGTCCTAGTGCATCCAGCTGCATACGGTGCTGGACAGCTCCTAGactgccacccctcccctcccccccccccccaggttcATTGCTCTTCCTCCCATTCCCACCCCAGGGCTGAGGGCTCAGAAGCTGCACAGCTGGCAGAAATCTATGCCAAGTTGGAGGAGATTGAGGCTGACAAGGCACCTGCCAGGTATTTAAAATTCCCTTTCCCTCTGTCAGATTTCACTTTTCCATTTTGCTGTCTATTCCAACCGggttcttcaattttttcatccGTAGGGCATCAGTCATTCTTGCTGGGCTTGGCTTTACTCCTAAAATGCAGCAGCAGCCCACCCGGTGAGTGGCACTTACATTCTTGGCTCTGAACACTGTTGGCACTGCCCCTGCCTGCCCTGGTGAATACCCACCCCTGATGTGGCTCTGTCTTTCTTTAGGGAGTTCTCAGGTGGCTGGAGGATGAGACTGGCCCTGGCCCGGGCCCTGTTTGCCAGGTGAGTCTCTTGGGCCTGTGTATGGATACTATGGCGGATGGGCCTTGGTTCTTGAGAGATGGCAATGGGTTGCTGACCTAAACCCTCAACTCTTGCATTCTTTCCGTAGGCCAGATCTTCTGCTGTTAGACGGTGAGTTTGAAGTGGGGCACCGTGACTTTTGGGTGGGAAAGGGTGGCAACATCCAAGTTCCTAGTTCTCCAGCGCTTCAATCCCAAATGTGTCCTCCCCTACTTTCCCAGAACCCACAAACATGCTGGATGTAAGGGCCATCCTGTGGCTGGAGAATTACCTGCAGGTGAGTGCCTACAGGTGCTGGAGTAGGTCTGGGAAGGTCTGCCTCCAAGACGCCTTGGGGAGCTGAGAGCTGACTGCCTTCCCAAACTGGGCCTGCCATCCTGTGACCCCCCCCAGACGTGGCCCTCCACAATCCTGGTCGTCTCCCACGACCGCAACTTCCTGAATGCCATAGCCACAGACATCATCCACCTGCATAGCCAGCGGCTAGATGGTTACCGGGGAGACTTTGAGACCTTCATCAAGAGCAAGCAGGAGCGGCTGCTCAACCAGCAGCGTGAATATGAGGCCCAGCAGCAGTATCGCCAGCATATCCAGGTGTGGGAACGGGCAGGTCCCACCCCACAGGTTTTGGAATTGCAGGGAGTGAGGGAGCCTGACCAGGGCCTGCACTCATCACCCACAGGTTTTCATTGACCGGTTTCGCTACAATGCCAACAGAGCCTCTCAAGTGCAGAGTAAACTCAAGATGCTGGAGAAGCTGTGAGTACCAGGTCCTTGACCAGACCCTGACTTCTGTTCTCTCGTTTTGCAGGCCACCCTTTGCCCTCCCCTTCTAGGTCTGCTCTTTTCTAGGAACCAGCTTTAACTTCTTCCTCTGCAGGAAAGCAAACTATTCTGTATTGCTCTTGGAGAGTTAATTTTGCCCCCAGGcctaggcaactactaatctactttctgtgtctatatatttgcttattctggacatttcatataaatggaatcatacaacatataaccttttgtgtctgttttcactaggcataatgttttcaaggttcatcatgttgtagcatgtaccagtacttcattcctttttatggccagataatattccattttatggacataccacattttgtttattgattcatcagttggtggacgtTTGGATTATTTCGCCTTTTGGGCTCataggaataatgctgctatgaacatttgtgtgcaggtttttgtgtggacatacgttttctattctcttgagtatatacctaggagtgaaattgctaggtTACATGATAattctatattttacttttcaacaactgccaaactgttttctaaagcagCTGCACTGTGttatattcctaccagcagtgtatgagggttccggtttctccacatccttgcccatACTTagctgtctttttaattttagctatcctagtgggtgtgaagtgatagctcattgtggttttgatttgcatttccttaatgactaatgatactgagcatTAGGGTTTAATCTTGAAGCAGCCTTTCTAGAGGTACTGGTAGTGGGGAAGGTTAAAATCATAAGGCTTGGGATTTTGTGACATTGAAACATATATCACAATATATTAACTGGGAgaacaaaaagcaacaaaaaagatAATCCTATTTTCCCAGCATATAGTGAACTAGAAGAAGGTACTCTAAAATAAGAAGGTTATATGGGTGGTGAGAGTACAGgctttttctaagttttctctgAACATATAGTACTTGTGTGATAAGAAcaagaaagttattttttagaGTCATAAATCTcgtctgtctcttctctcctcagGCCTGAGCTGAAACCCGTGGACAAAGAGTTGGAGGTCGTGATGAAGTGAGTGCTGCCAGAGGGGCAGGTGGGGAAGTTCTTGTTTCTGGCTGCCCTCGTgctcctcacccccacctcctaCAGGTTCCCTGATGGCTTTGAGAAGTTCTCACCACCAATTCTCCAACTAGATGAGGTGGATTTCTACTATGACCCTAAGCACGTCATCTTCAGCCGTCTCTCAGTCTCCGCTGATCTTGAGTCCCGCATCTGTGTGGTATGGTTGCTATTTCTCTGTTCCATGAGCTGGGATTCTCCCACCCCAATATGTGGTGTCAGTTGGCCCAGATCCTCAGGCTACAAAGGGAAGAGGTCCACAGGAACAGGAGTCAGGGCCTGGGCCAAGGACTTGGCTGTTCTTATGCTGCCCCATCCTCCAGCCTCACAGGGCTGTTTGCAGAGATGAAAATCCTGGCGTGTGGTATTTTATGAACACTGAGAGCAGGACTTTATCTTAGTGGTGTCGGTTCTGAATTTTCTCAAACCATgcaacagagaggagagagcctgGGCTTCAGGGTCAGACTTCagatcctgcctctgccatttcCTAGCCTGGTTACTAAGCAGTTTCCTCGtccttaaaatggagataacatcTACCTTACTTGGTTAATGGGAGAATTAAATCCCCAGCACTTAGTAGGTACTTAGGTATTGGTTCCCTCTACATCTTTActacttccttcatttttctctacacttccttcaaaatatttttttagttgttgaAGGAGTCATCGGGATGACTGGGATGAAtgctcctctccttccctgctGTGTGCCACACATGTATACTCTTTAACCTTCTCATGTTTCTTCTTACAGGTTGGGGAGAATGGGGCTGGGAAGTCTACCATGCTGAAGCTGCTTATGGGGGACCTGGCACCTGTTCGAGGCATCAGACATGCTCACAGGTAGGGCCCACACCTCACTCACCAACCACCCATGCAT harbors:
- the ABCF3 gene encoding ATP-binding cassette sub-family F member 3 isoform X2, with the translated sequence MLATRSLRVPAHISLLHVEQEVAGDDTPALQSVLESDTVREDLLRRERELSAQIAAGRAEGSEAAQLAEIYAKLEEIEADKAPARASVILAGLGFTPKMQQQPTREFSGGWRMRLALARALFARPDLLLLDEPTNMLDVRAILWLENYLQTWPSTILVVSHDRNFLNAIATDIIHLHSQRLDGYRGDFETFIKSKQERLLNQQREYEAQQQYRQHIQVFIDRFRYNANRASQVQSKLKMLEKLPELKPVDKELEVVMKFPDGFEKFSPPILQLDEVDFYYDPKHVIFSRLSVSADLESRICVVGENGAGKSTMLKLLMGDLAPVRGIRHAHRNLKIGYFSQHHVEQLDLNVSAVELLARKFPGRPEEEYRHQLGRYGISGELAVRPVASLSGGQKSRVAFAQMTMPCPNFYILDEPTNHLDMETIEALGRALNNFRGGVILVSHDERFIRLVCRELWVCEKGGVTRVEGGFDQYRALLQEQFRREGFL
- the ABCF3 gene encoding ATP-binding cassette sub-family F member 3 isoform X3, which gives rise to MTPLPCRVCWRVTLCERTSCGGNGSSAPRLLLAAIRAEGSEAAQLAEIYAKLEEIEADKAPARASVILAGLGFTPKMQQQPTREFSGGWRMRLALARALFARPDLLLLDEPTNMLDVRAILWLENYLQTWPSTILVVSHDRNFLNAIATDIIHLHSQRLDGYRGDFETFIKSKQERLLNQQREYEAQQQYRQHIQVFIDRFRYNANRASQVQSKLKMLEKLPELKPVDKELEVVMKFPDGFEKFSPPILQLDEVDFYYDPKHVIFSRLSVSADLESRICVVGENGAGKSTMLKLLMGDLAPVRGIRHAHRNLKIGYFSQHHVEQLDLNVSAVELLARKFPGRPEEEYRHQLGRYGISGELAVRPVASLSGGQKSRVAFAQMTMPCPNFYILDEPTNHLDMETIEALGRALNNFRGGVILVSHDERFIRLVCRELWVCEKGGVTRVEGGFDQYRALLQEQFRREGFL